A part of Nodosilinea sp. FACHB-141 genomic DNA contains:
- a CDS encoding 5'-methylthioadenosine/S-adenosylhomocysteine nucleosidase: MSGTTFQAITQGSSIRQSGALPSTIALAEVPKQPVSATYEGIEGGTATDWAVILTALGVEHKAVEAHLEPIGQATRLLEEIHPNGTIYTQGQFKAHNGIWNVAVAQIDMGNASAGIEAVRAMMQFNPRVILFVGIAGGIKDVEVGDVVAASIVYGYECGKLIDDRTLPRPKLGEADYDLKQRAQAEARKDDWLEQIRSGSSFDAAPSVYVKPIAAGEKVIASRKAEVYEYLREYYDDAIAVEMEGFGFLKATQQVKNVSAMVIRGISDLLDGKNDDSIESEQVRQEKAARHASAFTFTLLAKLDGEGVTERSEVYQTTAQVALDSTLPEGMISLNIQALLEENQYYIHAHHGKRTFTNRGQFDRSIIDLHQQIEGNLTAGNLLSAIDDCNARVKNSVDCLAGQLLTWLRQQQNDSSDQVPCLMIDERTEFEMPWELLESGAKPVGVAFQTVRQRQMEPEVAPVNACCGGGVLVYAHAKYGGWQRYQRQQFTVFQEFLSQMQKPATEFGLVFIDGFSVEEPLKSSPTAYIKRSKLFKNGTSIVFVSGQLHLDTSTGLTHRSLLTNFLEHGAKGIVGTLKRIDRAMAKEVVELFSEEHRQHPEWTIPEILRRLRERMWEALEDEVNENTCASYLATFLHVYYGNPLIRLQLASAEGESND; encoded by the coding sequence ATGTCAGGAACTACCTTCCAGGCCATTACACAAGGAAGTAGCATTCGGCAATCGGGTGCTTTGCCCAGTACGATCGCACTAGCGGAAGTTCCTAAACAACCTGTGTCTGCAACCTATGAAGGAATTGAAGGCGGAACGGCAACTGACTGGGCAGTGATTTTGACTGCTTTGGGCGTGGAGCATAAAGCCGTTGAAGCCCACCTTGAACCCATTGGACAAGCCACTCGCCTATTAGAAGAGATTCATCCAAATGGCACGATTTATACACAGGGGCAATTTAAGGCGCACAACGGCATCTGGAATGTAGCGGTCGCCCAGATTGACATGGGTAATGCCAGTGCAGGCATAGAAGCTGTTCGTGCCATGATGCAGTTTAATCCCAGAGTGATTTTGTTTGTGGGAATTGCGGGAGGCATCAAAGACGTAGAGGTTGGCGATGTGGTAGCAGCATCCATCGTTTATGGCTATGAGTGTGGCAAGCTCATTGACGATCGCACCCTTCCTCGACCGAAGCTGGGAGAAGCGGATTATGACCTCAAGCAACGGGCACAGGCAGAAGCCCGGAAGGATGATTGGCTTGAGCAGATCCGTTCAGGTTCGTCCTTTGATGCTGCTCCCTCTGTTTATGTCAAACCGATTGCAGCGGGAGAGAAGGTGATTGCGTCGCGTAAAGCTGAGGTTTATGAGTACTTGCGAGAGTATTACGATGATGCGATCGCCGTTGAGATGGAAGGATTTGGCTTCCTGAAAGCAACCCAGCAAGTTAAAAACGTTTCAGCAATGGTCATTCGGGGAATCTCGGATCTCCTGGATGGCAAGAATGATGACTCAATAGAATCGGAACAGGTGCGGCAGGAGAAAGCAGCCCGTCATGCCAGTGCTTTTACGTTTACGCTGCTGGCAAAACTGGATGGCGAGGGTGTAACTGAGCGATCGGAGGTGTATCAAACCACAGCGCAGGTCGCTCTTGACAGTACGTTGCCAGAAGGCATGATTAGCCTCAATATTCAGGCACTGCTGGAAGAGAATCAGTATTACATCCATGCCCATCATGGAAAAAGGACGTTTACCAACCGGGGACAGTTTGATCGATCGATCATAGACTTGCATCAGCAAATAGAGGGCAATCTGACTGCGGGTAATTTGTTGAGTGCTATTGATGACTGCAATGCTAGGGTTAAAAATTCGGTTGATTGCCTTGCAGGTCAACTTCTGACATGGCTCCGCCAACAGCAAAATGACTCGTCGGATCAGGTGCCGTGTTTGATGATTGATGAGCGCACTGAGTTTGAGATGCCCTGGGAGTTGCTGGAGTCAGGGGCAAAACCTGTGGGAGTTGCATTTCAAACCGTGCGGCAGAGGCAGATGGAGCCAGAGGTAGCGCCCGTGAATGCCTGCTGTGGAGGTGGAGTTCTGGTGTATGCCCATGCAAAGTATGGGGGATGGCAGCGGTATCAGCGGCAGCAGTTTACGGTGTTTCAAGAGTTTTTGAGCCAGATGCAAAAACCAGCGACGGAGTTTGGGCTGGTGTTTATTGATGGGTTCAGTGTTGAGGAGCCGTTGAAGAGTAGCCCAACAGCGTATATCAAACGCTCGAAGCTGTTTAAGAATGGCACCAGCATTGTGTTTGTTAGCGGACAGCTTCATCTGGATACTTCAACCGGATTGACGCATCGATCGTTGTTGACCAATTTTTTGGAGCATGGGGCAAAGGGCATTGTGGGCACATTGAAACGGATCGATCGCGCAATGGCAAAAGAGGTTGTGGAACTATTCTCGGAAGAACATCGGCAACATCCTGAGTGGACAATTCCAGAAATTTTGCGACGGCTACGCGAACGAATGTGGGAAGCGTTGGAAGATGAGGTGAATGAAAATACATGTGCCTCTTACCTGGCAACATTCTTGCACGTTTACTACGGCAATCCACTGATCAGGTTGCAACTGGCTTCTGCGGAGGGTGAATCCAATGACTGA
- a CDS encoding TrbI/VirB10 family protein — translation MSPLPEPNLDTLREMMGAPDLAEPLVAEEAFSEPVQSERPFWKLPVPKLVLIGSALVPVFALAGVFIAGSRQGDTPGTTTTLPEANPTEAQPQTVEAELEQARAEIAALKAQMALEDQGAVQTTTSGAPPRPTTTPTPSPPTSVATPPRPTSQPVASAPPPTISARPASPAVSYPAPTPRLQPAATATPVVSRPSAVPAAPTSAAAPAVDLVERWQQLAQVGSYGSLPLPEESAEPASVPEPVAQAQFASATTLPPAPAPVSPPESIPAEATPEFSTAEVPDLEGVADPEELATADVEELSPPAILTTAEERILQPPSIPASLVAGTQSNGSLATPVILDSTAEGNNLLVVLSEPLVDSQGQVAIPAGGELVVQVEAVSDSGLVQLSATQAIWNDQGQSRELVLPQGVIQIRGQGGTPLQAEAYDDIGPGIAAMDAGQFALGSIRRASELYTRPNTRVETGSGSTVVTSENPAPNVLAGVLEGGTDAILDTITERNQRAIEELEQRPRIAYIEAGRPVQVFVNQSMQMPI, via the coding sequence ATGAGTCCCCTCCCAGAACCTAACCTGGATACTCTGCGCGAGATGATGGGCGCACCCGATCTCGCAGAACCGCTGGTGGCTGAGGAAGCGTTCTCAGAGCCCGTGCAGTCTGAGCGTCCCTTCTGGAAGCTGCCAGTGCCGAAGCTGGTGTTGATTGGTTCGGCCCTGGTGCCGGTCTTTGCTTTGGCAGGCGTCTTCATTGCAGGCAGCCGTCAGGGCGATACGCCCGGTACGACGACAACTCTGCCAGAAGCCAATCCAACGGAAGCCCAGCCTCAGACGGTGGAAGCTGAACTGGAGCAGGCTAGAGCAGAGATTGCTGCCCTCAAAGCCCAGATGGCGTTGGAAGATCAGGGGGCGGTACAGACGACAACCTCAGGCGCACCGCCTCGTCCGACTACGACACCAACACCTTCACCACCCACGTCGGTGGCAACGCCACCTAGACCAACGTCTCAACCCGTCGCATCAGCTCCTCCACCCACTATTTCAGCAAGACCAGCCTCCCCAGCCGTCAGCTATCCCGCCCCAACGCCTCGCCTACAACCAGCGGCGACAGCGACCCCTGTGGTTTCTCGCCCGTCAGCAGTTCCTGCGGCCCCAACCTCAGCGGCGGCTCCTGCGGTTGATCTGGTAGAGCGCTGGCAACAGCTGGCTCAGGTGGGAAGCTACGGAAGCTTGCCCCTGCCCGAGGAGTCCGCTGAACCTGCCTCAGTGCCCGAGCCTGTGGCTCAAGCGCAATTTGCCTCTGCCACGACCCTACCTCCGGCACCGGCTCCCGTCAGTCCGCCAGAATCCATACCAGCGGAGGCAACCCCTGAATTTTCAACCGCTGAGGTGCCTGACTTGGAAGGGGTAGCCGATCCTGAGGAGCTAGCGACAGCTGATGTGGAGGAACTGTCTCCACCCGCTATTCTCACCACCGCTGAAGAGCGCATTCTTCAACCGCCCTCAATTCCAGCCTCTCTAGTCGCAGGGACACAATCCAACGGTTCTCTAGCAACGCCGGTCATCTTGGATAGCACCGCTGAAGGCAATAACCTGCTGGTCGTGCTTTCAGAACCGCTGGTTGATAGCCAGGGCCAAGTGGCAATTCCCGCTGGGGGCGAACTGGTGGTACAGGTGGAAGCGGTTTCTGATAGCGGCCTGGTGCAGCTTTCCGCTACTCAGGCGATCTGGAATGACCAGGGTCAATCTCGCGAACTGGTGCTGCCCCAGGGCGTGATCCAGATCCGGGGCCAGGGCGGGACACCGCTTCAGGCCGAAGCCTATGACGACATTGGCCCCGGTATTGCGGCGATGGATGCGGGTCAATTTGCCCTGGGTTCGATTCGTCGGGCCAGTGAACTCTATACCCGGCCCAATACTCGGGTTGAAACTGGCAGTGGGTCAACTGTGGTAACAAGCGAAAATCCGGCTCCGAATGTGTTGGCCGGGGTATTGGAGGGAGGGACTGACGCCATTCTCGACACCATTACTGAGCGCAATCAGCGGGCGATTGAGGAGTTGGAGCAGCGGCCCCGCATTGCCTATATCGAGGCCGGTCGGCCTGTGCAGGTATTCGTCAATCAATCGATGCAGATGCCGATTTGA
- a CDS encoding AAA family ATPase, producing MGVDTSSPVNNSPAQDQLIPILPYSLIVGQKTLKLALELAYIAPRLGGVLLSGQRGTGKSTAVRAFAKMVYGDLPVTLPINATEDRVVGGLDVDKLMQSDAQWKDGLLVEAKDKLLYVDEINLLDDHIVNIILDVTSTGKLEVQRDGQSVRDDVSFTLVGTMNPEEGGLRPQLLDRFGLMVNVNTATTKEERLKILQNVLTFEDEWARQQADGASAFLAQAQEADEQRRNALTQARKHFYDVEVTPALETCVALAEAFEVEGNRGERVLAMAARAHAALAKRFEVTIDDLRIIAPLAFQHRRMGVDQNQEAMWTEKDELELRRVLGSDSDK from the coding sequence ATGGGCGTAGACACCTCTTCTCCTGTAAACAACTCTCCAGCCCAAGATCAGTTAATCCCGATTTTGCCTTACAGCCTAATCGTGGGGCAGAAAACGCTCAAGCTGGCATTGGAGTTGGCCTACATTGCCCCTCGGTTGGGAGGAGTGCTACTGAGCGGCCAGCGAGGTACAGGCAAGTCTACCGCCGTACGTGCCTTCGCCAAAATGGTCTACGGCGATTTGCCCGTCACCCTACCGATCAACGCCACAGAAGATCGGGTGGTTGGTGGCCTGGATGTGGACAAACTGATGCAGAGCGATGCCCAGTGGAAGGATGGCCTACTGGTTGAGGCCAAAGACAAGCTGCTCTACGTGGATGAGATCAACTTGCTGGATGACCACATCGTCAACATCATCCTGGACGTGACCTCGACCGGGAAGCTAGAAGTTCAGCGGGATGGGCAAAGTGTTCGAGACGATGTGTCGTTCACTCTGGTCGGCACCATGAACCCGGAGGAAGGCGGGCTGCGGCCTCAGCTGCTGGATCGCTTTGGGTTGATGGTGAACGTCAACACCGCCACTACTAAGGAAGAGCGGCTGAAGATCCTTCAAAATGTATTGACCTTTGAAGACGAATGGGCCAGGCAGCAAGCGGATGGGGCGTCAGCGTTTTTAGCCCAGGCCCAAGAGGCAGATGAGCAGAGGCGGAATGCTCTGACGCAGGCTAGGAAGCACTTCTATGACGTAGAGGTGACACCAGCACTGGAGACTTGTGTTGCCCTGGCTGAAGCCTTTGAGGTCGAAGGTAACCGGGGAGAACGGGTGCTGGCCATGGCGGCGCGAGCCCACGCTGCTCTGGCAAAACGATTTGAAGTCACGATTGACGACCTCAGAATAATTGCGCCGCTGGCGTTTCAACATCGGCGAATGGGGGTGGATCAGAACCAAGAGGCGATGTGGACTGAAAAGGATGAGCTTGAGCTACGGCGGGTTCTAGGTTCAGATTCAGACAAGTAA
- a CDS encoding tetratricopeptide repeat protein → MTDISRSIAVKPIIKYPREVQVGKTYLMTVDLQPEEGFEWQYDEEEYPIYCTVDSEIFTSKPVGEPVVVLHRFGGSYGEARFLMTAANIEDGAKIKITLINKWGVLIRSVRLSDIRLHKSVNEFASIPFSIDYEISTPRLEVLPTETDVSVPHNLPRSGVSVFIGREAELAILNKKLQQDNQVAIVGIEGMGGIGKTELALQYASSHCQIATYSGGICWIKAREDIGIQIVSFAKTRLNLNPPDDLNLNETVAFCWQNWDAGNVLIILDDVQDYKSIQLYLPPAEPRFKVLLTTRLRLSPPVETLSLEVLTQAETLELLRSFLGSERTEQQFSDAIALSQWLGNLPLALELVGSYLTRKPDLSLAVMLQRLENKRLDALAVSQSEIDMTASLGIKAAFELSWEELETSAQNLARLLGLFALAPIPWKLVELCLPEWDEEELEDLRDKQLLNLHLLQRVESDIYQLHPLTREFFNTRLSQAPEAEVEQYKRQFCQVMAEQVRQISQVLTRAEIESLTVIVPHLQVVTTQLAPTLSDEDLIWAFLGIARFYEEQGLFAEAEPWLQECLNATRTRLGEKHPTVAASLNNLAALYQSQGRYAEAETYYLQSLNLMQSLWGRQHRDVATSLSNLAEVYRAQGRYAEAEPLYLQALELRRLLLDGQHPDIAASINNLAALYEAQGRYAEAEPLYVQALQLRRALLGEQHPSIATSFNNLAGLYVSQGRYAEAEPLYLQALQLRRVLLGEQHPSIATSLNNLAYLYVSQGRYAEAEPLYVQALQLRRVLLGEQHLDFAASLNNLAELYCAQGRYAEAEPLYLQALDLVRSYLGEGHPSNAAGLNNLAELYRAQRRYADAEPLYLQALQLRKSLLGELHPDVAASLNNLANLYYSLERYSDAEALYREALRIWQGMLGENHPAVATSLNNLAGLYSVQNRYEDAEELYRKALVIRQAALGENHPEVLATLNNLTKLYQVQGRYSDTEEVKAAKISDSSLSSQIATTPTISTLTANTILTVALARFSDSNSHNLQEKFTKAGLLKIDELYRSIREKIQGNQKQESALISAEQGSKTELDNLATYLETMMNDDTEFAAEIQHISQEIYAEKLKDNTMMVQNNYDNAKGWQTKIEGGTAYIGEIHNQ, encoded by the coding sequence ATGACTGATATATCGAGGTCGATCGCAGTTAAGCCCATTATTAAATATCCTCGTGAAGTACAGGTTGGGAAAACCTATTTGATGACGGTCGACCTACAACCAGAAGAGGGCTTTGAGTGGCAGTACGACGAAGAAGAATATCCAATTTACTGCACAGTGGACAGTGAAATATTTACTAGTAAACCTGTTGGAGAACCTGTTGTTGTTTTGCATCGCTTTGGCGGAAGTTATGGCGAAGCAAGATTTTTGATGACGGCAGCGAACATAGAAGATGGAGCAAAGATAAAAATTACGCTGATCAACAAGTGGGGAGTATTAATCAGAAGCGTAAGACTCAGCGATATTCGACTTCACAAATCAGTTAATGAGTTCGCTTCGATACCATTTTCGATTGATTACGAAATTTCTACTCCCAGGCTAGAAGTTTTACCCACTGAAACAGATGTCTCAGTTCCTCACAACCTTCCTCGCTCTGGAGTATCAGTTTTCATAGGCCGTGAGGCTGAGTTAGCAATACTGAACAAAAAACTTCAGCAAGATAATCAAGTAGCGATTGTGGGAATTGAGGGCATGGGTGGCATAGGCAAAACAGAACTAGCGTTGCAGTATGCTTCGTCCCACTGTCAAATTGCTACATATTCTGGTGGAATATGCTGGATAAAAGCACGTGAAGACATAGGAATTCAAATTGTCTCCTTTGCTAAAACTCGGCTGAACTTAAATCCACCTGATGATCTGAACTTAAATGAGACGGTTGCTTTCTGTTGGCAGAATTGGGACGCAGGAAATGTGCTTATAATCTTAGACGACGTACAAGATTATAAGAGTATTCAACTGTACTTACCTCCAGCAGAGCCACGATTTAAGGTTTTGCTGACAACACGTTTAAGACTTAGCCCACCAGTTGAAACGTTATCATTGGAAGTACTAACTCAGGCTGAAACCTTAGAATTACTACGCTCTTTTCTGGGAAGTGAGCGAACTGAACAACAATTTTCTGATGCAATTGCATTATCTCAATGGCTCGGAAATCTCCCGTTGGCATTAGAACTAGTAGGAAGTTATTTGACAAGAAAGCCAGATCTGTCTTTAGCAGTAATGCTGCAACGGCTGGAAAATAAACGTTTGGATGCTTTGGCCGTTAGTCAATCCGAGATAGATATGACAGCATCACTCGGAATCAAGGCAGCTTTTGAGTTAAGTTGGGAGGAATTAGAAACATCGGCGCAAAACCTTGCGAGACTATTGGGTTTATTTGCCTTGGCTCCAATTCCATGGAAATTAGTTGAACTTTGCTTGCCTGAGTGGGACGAAGAGGAACTTGAAGACCTACGAGATAAACAGCTATTGAATCTTCATTTGCTACAACGTGTTGAATCAGATATCTACCAGCTACACCCCCTAACTCGAGAATTCTTCAATACTAGGCTGAGTCAAGCGCCTGAAGCAGAAGTTGAGCAATACAAGCGACAATTCTGCCAAGTAATGGCAGAGCAAGTAAGACAAATTTCTCAAGTCTTGACGAGAGCAGAAATTGAGTCTCTTACAGTTATTGTTCCACACCTACAAGTTGTTACTACACAACTAGCACCTACTTTATCTGATGAAGATTTGATTTGGGCATTTCTTGGTATTGCCCGCTTTTACGAGGAACAGGGGCTGTTTGCTGAAGCAGAACCTTGGTTACAGGAATGCCTAAATGCAACTCGAACTCGCCTTGGCGAGAAGCACCCAACAGTAGCAGCTAGCTTGAATAACCTTGCAGCACTTTATCAGTCTCAGGGACGCTATGCAGAAGCAGAAACATATTATTTACAGTCATTAAACCTGATGCAGTCTCTGTGGGGGAGACAACATCGTGATGTAGCGACTAGTCTTAGCAATTTAGCAGAAGTTTACCGTGCTCAAGGACGCTATGCAGAAGCGGAACCGCTATATTTACAGGCATTAGAACTAAGACGGCTACTTCTAGACGGACAGCATCCAGACATTGCAGCTAGCATAAATAATTTAGCTGCGTTGTATGAAGCTCAAGGACGTTATGCAGAAGCGGAGCCTTTGTACGTTCAGGCTTTGCAGCTGAGACGGGCACTTCTAGGTGAGCAGCATCCAAGCATAGCAACCAGCTTTAATAACTTAGCAGGACTATATGTTTCACAAGGACGTTATGCAGAAGCGGAGCCTTTGTATCTTCAGGCTTTGCAGCTGAGACGGGTGCTTCTAGGTGAGCAGCATCCAAGCATAGCAACCAGCCTCAATAACTTAGCATATCTTTATGTTTCACAAGGACGTTATGCAGAAGCGGAGCCTTTGTATGTTCAGGCTTTGCAGCTGAGACGGGTGCTTCTAGGTGAACAACACCTAGACTTTGCGGCTAGTCTCAACAACTTAGCAGAGCTCTATTGTGCCCAAGGACGTTATGCAGAAGCAGAGCCTCTCTATCTTCAGGCTTTAGACCTTGTCAGATCGTATTTAGGTGAGGGGCATCCATCTAATGCAGCTGGACTCAACAATTTAGCAGAGCTATATCGTGCTCAAAGACGTTATGCGGATGCAGAGCCTCTCTATCTTCAGGCTTTGCAACTGCGTAAGTCATTGTTGGGTGAACTGCATCCAGATGTTGCAGCCAGTCTAAACAACTTGGCAAACCTTTACTACTCATTAGAACGCTATAGTGATGCGGAAGCTCTCTACAGAGAAGCACTACGAATTTGGCAAGGAATGTTAGGTGAAAATCATCCTGCTGTAGCAACCAGTCTTAATAACTTGGCAGGATTGTATTCGGTACAAAATCGTTACGAGGATGCAGAGGAGCTTTATCGAAAGGCATTGGTAATTAGGCAAGCTGCTCTCGGTGAAAACCATCCAGAGGTTCTGGCTACACTCAATAATCTGACCAAACTTTATCAGGTACAGGGACGATATAGTGATACTGAAGAAGTAAAGGCTGCTAAAATAAGTGATAGCTCTTTGTCAAGTCAAATTGCAACTACTCCAACTATCTCAACACTAACTGCTAATACGATTTTGACTGTTGCACTCGCTCGGTTCAGTGACTCTAATTCACACAATCTACAAGAGAAGTTTACGAAAGCAGGACTCTTAAAGATTGACGAACTCTACAGAAGTATCCGAGAAAAAATACAAGGTAATCAAAAGCAAGAGTCTGCTCTAATCTCTGCTGAGCAAGGTTCAAAGACTGAGCTGGATAATTTAGCTACTTATTTAGAGACAATGATGAACGATGATACAGAATTTGCAGCAGAGATTCAGCATATCTCGCAGGAAATCTATGCAGAGAAATTGAAGGACAATACAATGATGGTTCAAAACAATTACGATAATGCAAAAGGCTGGCAAACTAAAATTGAAGGAGGCACAGCGTATATCGGCGAGATTCATAATCAGTGA
- a CDS encoding transglutaminase domain-containing protein, whose amino-acid sequence MRFIFLRLPSLITRTLFYLAVFLSPVLGVWVASSLVAYINGPKLLTVFSGILLFPLVPILWEMRGRKKGKQPSILTWGDRITLRTLALNLVFLTLLLALRPQTSFLALSTRGDWFLDGMQGPQVELARRGLFTAARGLEGLYLRFHDNPFDQYADTTQVRPQQTPQPNPIGQTGQGKGWPWTDVGLHPAVVNMPASAETSIASVAQYIASQEKDPMLRVKALHDYVADRIAYDAPNYFAGIYPPQDAETVFQRRVAVCAGYAKLLEALGQAIGEEIVYVTGDSRSSTSDLEGQSHAWNAAKINGQWYLIDATWNSGYVDRASGFTKAYKTDYLFPPPEVMGITHFPQEESFQLMAQSITRGEFLRQPMMRARFFAEGMKLVTPMRSQTDIHQTAVIQLQNPNQRWLLSSYALKGSAQAERCSDSPTQGPQITCSLPTSGTYEVSLFSGNEQYGDFAHVGQVEFNRR is encoded by the coding sequence ATGCGATTTATCTTTTTGAGGCTGCCCTCGCTGATTACGAGAACGCTGTTCTACCTGGCAGTCTTCCTCTCCCCGGTATTGGGCGTTTGGGTCGCCTCGTCGCTCGTTGCCTATATCAATGGCCCTAAGCTGCTGACCGTCTTTTCTGGCATTTTGCTCTTTCCCCTCGTGCCCATTTTGTGGGAAATGCGGGGACGAAAGAAAGGGAAGCAGCCCAGTATTCTCACCTGGGGCGATCGCATCACCCTGCGCACCTTGGCCCTCAACCTGGTCTTCCTCACTCTCCTGCTGGCCCTGCGGCCCCAGACCTCGTTTTTGGCGCTATCCACCCGAGGCGATTGGTTCTTGGATGGCATGCAGGGGCCACAGGTGGAGTTGGCCCGACGCGGGTTATTCACTGCCGCTAGGGGACTTGAAGGGCTTTATCTGAGATTCCACGATAACCCCTTTGATCAGTACGCCGATACAACCCAGGTGCGGCCCCAGCAAACTCCCCAGCCTAACCCCATAGGACAGACGGGACAGGGGAAGGGGTGGCCCTGGACAGACGTTGGTCTTCATCCCGCTGTGGTCAACATGCCTGCCAGCGCTGAAACCAGCATTGCCTCAGTCGCTCAGTACATTGCCAGCCAGGAAAAAGACCCCATGCTGCGGGTCAAAGCTCTGCATGATTACGTGGCCGATCGCATTGCCTACGATGCTCCCAACTACTTTGCGGGCATCTATCCGCCTCAGGATGCGGAGACGGTGTTTCAGCGACGGGTGGCGGTGTGTGCGGGCTACGCCAAGCTGCTTGAAGCCCTAGGCCAGGCCATTGGCGAAGAGATTGTCTATGTGACCGGTGACTCTCGCAGCTCCACCAGCGATCTGGAGGGGCAGAGCCATGCCTGGAATGCTGCCAAGATCAATGGGCAGTGGTATTTAATTGACGCCACCTGGAACAGTGGTTATGTGGATCGGGCGTCTGGCTTTACCAAAGCCTACAAAACCGATTACCTCTTCCCACCGCCCGAGGTGATGGGGATTACGCATTTTCCCCAAGAAGAAAGCTTCCAGCTCATGGCGCAGTCGATTACTCGAGGGGAGTTCTTGCGCCAGCCGATGATGCGAGCCCGGTTCTTTGCGGAGGGAATGAAGCTGGTTACGCCAATGCGATCGCAGACCGATATCCACCAAACGGCGGTGATCCAGCTCCAGAACCCCAATCAGCGCTGGCTGCTCTCTAGTTATGCCCTTAAGGGCTCTGCTCAGGCGGAGCGTTGCAGCGATAGCCCTACCCAAGGCCCGCAGATCACTTGCTCATTGCCTACGTCGGGCACCTATGAGGTCAGCCTATTCAGCGGCAATGAGCAGTATGGAGACTTTGCCCATGTCGGCCAGGTCGAGTTCAATCGCCGCTAA